The Salvelinus namaycush isolate Seneca chromosome 30, SaNama_1.0, whole genome shotgun sequence region gtgcggCACCATTTTCTCTACATTTACCCCCATGTGGGCTAGCCCCCTAGCAATTAGTTTtggccaatgagcttcagcccctcaccatttgagtgacagctagcaagacacacacacacacacacacacagtggagagagaaagagagcaatgacgtggtgctCATATCTGCACATTTGCAAGGTAGTATGGAGttttcggggaccacttttgCACACGGgaactactttcagaactactggctaaaaggtATACAAAAGTACTGGAGCATATCTTTCAAGGTCAGGTCATTTTCAACATGGCACACTCCCCATCTTTACCCTGATATGAACAAGCAGGCCCTCCCTCAGCAACACATTCTTTGTTACCATGTGTCTTTGATTAAACTCCCTGAAGATGTGGTTCCCCTTTATATCCACAGGGGGGCAGTAGTGGTCAAGCTCTGTAAGCTGATATGCCTAACAGATAATGGCCATAACATTCCTTCATTCTCTTTGTTCCAACATTGTTAAGATGACTCACTTGATCTTTTAGGGATCTTTGACTTCTTCAAGGATACATTTTCAACATTGATTTTCGTTGTCTTACTTTGAGCACCAAATGAATCATATAATTAGTGTTACTGTATGCTATGTAACATTTCTCTAAGTTCATCTTTATACATAAGAGCGGGTGTGAAAAAGTTCAACTTTATAATGGTGTAGATTGAATATGGAAGCATTTTAACTGATGTTGTCTCATTAGTTCTAGCAGTAAgtgccatggtgtgtgtgtgtgttccagcacGGGGTCTCTGTCCAATGGGCCCAATGCTAACCTGTTGACCATCCCTAAGCAGAGGTCCTCCTCTGTGACCCTGACCTACCATGCCGGGCCCAGGAGAGCAGGTGAGACCATGAGGATTTACTGTACACACAGGTCTGATACACTGTGTGGAAGTGGAATGTGTTTTTAAGTTGTTTgactagctctctctctctctctcatttctcttctatctctctcgctctacagGTGCGTCCCCCAGTCTGAGTCCTGTCAGCTCCCCTAGCCACAGTCCTCAAGGGGGAGGTCTCTCCTCCCAGGTCACGCGCCCCCCGGTGGAGTTTCCCGACACAGCTGACTTCCTCACCAAGCCCAGCGTCAACCTGCACAAGCCCCTGGGCTACATCCTCAGCTCCCCTGACTTCCAGGGGCCCTATCGCAGCCCCGCTGCCCTGTGCACCAGGTAGGGCAATCTACTACCCCCTTCCCCTACCCCCTCCATTATCTCCTGGTGTTGTAGAGCCAGTTCAGCTGTAGAGTAGAGTTGCATTTCACCAtgtgtgttgatgatgatggcGGCTGTGTTTGTCCCTCTGCTCACCCTGTAGCTGTGGTCGTCAGATGCTGAAGAACATGCCCAGTATGGAGGCAGGGGAGGGACACCTGCCATTCACTGGTCATGCTGAGGCCCAGCGCAGACGCTCAGGTATGACACCTGCTGGAATGTAGCCTCACTCTGTACAGACATAGGCGGCACAGTGTTTTTGTGCACACACTCATGGCTTAGCTTACTATTTCCACTCTCAAATGACTGAAAACCATTTGGACATGCTGTACCAGAGAGTCAATTCATTAGAATAATGCTTCCCACCGAAATGCGAAACTAGTGGTCAACTCACTGGGATGTGCAATGTGTCTCCTCCACAGCAGGTGAGGGGTCAGAGTTCATGGGAGAGGCACTGATCAGGGAGGAGAGTGTGGAGGCCGAGTCGACGGGGGACAGGAGTCCAGACGCAGGGAGCCGGTGCCAGACAGACAAGGAGGAGCAGAGCCCCACCACAGAGCAGCAGACTCAGGAAACAGAGGTACACAGTGCTACAGTATGCTAAGGGTGCATTCCCACACAAGCTAACGGAGGAGTATGAGCTATGTACCATTTTGAGAGTGTTTTGGTAGTGCGTTGTTTAGCACAACCTCATGCAACCTGACACGCCTCCCCTCCGCTACTCCAACGCACCTTCCCCATTGAAATACATTGTGTTGGGTCTGTCATTTTACTCTGTGTTGCCTGTGTGAATGCACCCTACTGCTAGGCTAACATCCCCGCGCTGCAGACTTAAGAAACAAAGGTAGGCTACGCTGTTACATAAAAGTAGCTTTGAATGGATATTTCTCAGTCAATGCGAACACCTTACAGCGTTCGTTAGCCTTCCTGTGTGTAGCATTGCTGCCGCTAAACTATCCCAGCCAGGAGACTCCCTCTGAGTGAGAACACACTCAGGCCAACACATGTAACAGAGTAGCTAGCTATAGGATGTGTTCTCTAGTTAGTTCTGGGAACACAGTAAAGGTTTTCCTCAGACTCATTGGGTGCATGTCTTTCAGTCTGTTGTGATGTATCTAACAGCCGTGTAAATCCAGTGTGATGGGGGTAGTGTTGATCTGGCTCTGTCCTGGAATGCCCCCGCCGTTTACTTGGGCTGTGCTCTCACTTTCTTTATTGGACAAACCAAACCTTGTTAAATCGAGCCAGCTGTTAAGACAACTGTGTAGGGTTCATCTGAGGATTCTGTGGGGTAATTCAAAAGTGAATTATTCAAAGCAACGCATACATAGTCAGTCTGGAGCCTGCTTTCATCCCCTTAACAGAGGAATGAGATTCATAAGATTTGCGATGTGGTGTTTTGGATAGTCtggttgtcagtgtgtgtgtgtgtgtgtgttaatgacgtgtgtgtgcgtgttttaatatgtatgtgtgtgtgtgcgtgcgtttgtcTACCTGCATGCTtgcatgtgtatatgtgtgtgtttatctaaatgtgtgtgtttgtgtgtttaaaaTGTGTCTGTGCTGTTGTCCTCTCCTGCCCGTAGGGTGAGTTCAGACTAGACCCCCTGCTGGAGAACCACGATGACCTCATGGAGAAGATCAACAGCTGGAACTTCCAGATCTTTGACCTGATGGACAGAACAGGAGGGAAGACAGGAAGAATACTCAGCTACGTCAGTACAAGCACATACCAACCATATAGCAACCATCTATCTGTCATTACGCCATGATCTGTTAcatcaggtattcccaaactggggcaATGCTGTCGGGTGTactccaaataaaaatgtgattcacattttttttaaacattttttaaattttatttggaAGAAAGaaaacttcacattttcaaacagtccatttatattttccaatgggggctatacatttgggcaagggttttttcttgcctgagtagcctcgaTTCACTGcctaaaataaaattaaaccatctagtgttcagagaaataacaacacaatgtcaaatataggtagcctagtcaaataattaacatccaatcacattaaccgttaccctctcgcgggaattccactaacggtccttatgtagccaaacgtagctgctgctcatgttggtatctgtactgatggcgtaaaagccatgacagggagacatagtggagtggaaacgtgcgtgcaagcagttgctcccgacgccacttgggtacactgcagcatccaccgagaggctcttgctgccaagggaatgcctgacagcttgaaatacgagccgggttgtgacaaactcacactcattcttatgtttaataaatgtatcgtatagtgtgtgtggcaggcttacaatgatggcaaaaaacaacatttgagagtgcgctgaccctggtgctagagggggtacacagatggaggttgaatgtttgaaggggtacgggagtataaaaagtttgagaaccactgTGTTACATGAATTAATATTTGAATAAGAAACACCTgggctgtatcccaaatggaaccctattccctatatagtgcacaaatttagaccaggacccatagggctaaGAGTAGTTTTGTGATGCAGCCATTGAATTTATTTATTTGGAGAAACTCACTTGAATGATTGGTTTAAATGGTATGATTTGGTATGGTTTAAATGAACGGTATGATCCCCATTACTGATATTTGACTGAATGATGTACTGAATGCTCGTGGTTGTCTTGGGGATTTCTCTATGTGCTGTTTTGAGTACACTGTGTTCTCCCAGTGTCTCACTGTCTGTGTCTGAGGCGAATGACTTGGttaatgtattaaaaaaatatttggtttTTAAATTAACCTAGGTGTTTTATTTGTTGTCTTTCTCCCCAGGTGACCTACACTCTGTTCCAGGACACTTGTCTGTTTGAGATGTTTAAGATCCCTGTGAGGGAGTTCATGTCCTATTTCTGTGCTCTGGAGAACGGCTACAGGGATATTCCCTGTGAGTATAGTGCTGCCTATGCTTTCTTCAGTCCAGGCACAAAGCCCATATTAACACTTGGTGTATTGTCTACTCAGATGTAGAAATGATCAGACCTGGGTGAAAAACATGTAGgtatgggcctcccgagtggtgcagcggtctgaggcacttcATCGCAGTGcttaaggcgtcactacagacccgggttcgatcccaggctgtgtcacaactggccatgagtcccataaggcggcgcacaattggtccagcgtcgtccggattaggggagggtttggctgggggggctttacttggctcatcgcgctctagcgactccttgtggtgggccgtgcgcctgcaggctgactgcggtcgtcagttgaacagtgtttcctccgacgcattggtgcggctggcttctgggttaagcgggcgggtgttaaggagtgcggtttggtgggtcatgtttcttTGGACGCATggctcgaccttcgcctctccccagcgcgttggggagttgcagcgatgagacaagatcgtaattggatatgACAAAATTGGGGAAGAAAAGGGGGGTAAAAAATATGTACAAAAAATAACGTGAAGGTATTTGAATGGCGCTTAATTACGCTAGTTTAGACTATTCCAGGCAGCTAAATTATGCCCACTTCAAGtattatttgaaatgatttacccAGGTTTAGAAACTAACCATAGGGTTGTCATGAAGTAGAAATAATAGGCCTACAGTTCACTACATACAGCTTGACATGCAGACATGCACCATCATATGTAATAGAAGCTTCTACCTCATGTGAATGATGTGGTGAAGTATTACTGTGACTGATGTGTGATGTCCTGTGTGAATCTCTGCCTGTACTCAGATCATAACCGGGTCCATGCCACTGACGTGCTCCATGCTGTCTGGTACCTGACTACCCGGCCTGTCCCAGGGTTCCAGCAGATCCACAATGAGCATGTGACAGGAAGTGACACAGGTAGCACTATTTCTGTTCTCTTTATTTCATTTTGCCTCAGTAGGTATAACTCTGGACTTCCCCAAGCCCTCATTTATTACCATAATATACCACAATATGCCACATATTTATTAGCATAATTAGTGTGCTTGCTGAAGGCAAGACCGTTCTAGATTTCTTACATACTTCCTATTATTAGTGTGCTTGCTGAAGGAAAGACCGTTCTAGATTTCATACATACTTCCTATTATTAGTGTGCTTGCTGAAGGCAAGACCACTCTAGATTTCTTACATACTTCCTATTATTGGATTTCTTCCGCTCTCTAGAGCTTAAACGATTGAAGCTTTTTAACACTAAACCAACTTGCAAATGTGCAAACTGCCCCAACTTAGATTTCTTGACAAAATATTTGTTATATCATTGATAATTTAACTACAACAATATTTAAAATAATCTCCAAATGCATTTCAATGGCAAACATTTGAGACATATCTCCTCTTTCACCGTTTAAGCTATCAATGCTAAACCAATGTTGAGATGTTCAGACTGACCCTACTTAGATTTTATACAGATTCTTTATAAGATTTATGCTTTTTAAATTATAACAAATTAATCTACAAGACCAACTTTAAAATGTTCAGACTTCTTTAAAACCTTTATAAACTAGAAACCATTTAAATTTGCAGAGATTTACAAAACATGGATTCATTGCCAACTGCCACTGTAACACAGTGGTAGACATTTGAAATGCTACtgctttttaaccatttcaaCTACAAACATTAAAACAACTTAAGCATTTTCCAAGCGAACTATTTCAATTAGCGACATTAGTTTAAAATAACCCACCAACAGCAGTGATGGctagtgggaggagctataggaggacaagCTCATTGCaatagctggaatggaattaatggaacggtatcaaacacatcacacatatggaaaccacatgtttgactccgttccatgtATTTCAgtacagccattacaatgagcccatcctcctatagcccctaccatcctcctatagcccctaccgtcctcctatagctcctaccATCCTCCTatcatcctcctatagctcctaccatcctcctatagctcctaccATCCTCCTATAACTCATACCATCCCCCTATAGCCCCTACCATCCTCCTATAGCCCCTACCATCCTCCTATAGCCCCTACCATCCTCCTATAGCCCCTCCTCCTCCAGCTTGTCTCAAGCTATAGACAACAAACAAACTTTCTcatgttcaggctatcctatcaatcaatcaatcaatcgatCAATCTTTCCACCCATCTATACTTATTCAACTGAATTAATTAACATGGGGTTTGAATGAGAACCATAGAAATACAGTGGTAGCAAAATTAAGTTACCAACGTTAAAACATTCAGGCTATCCTAACACACCTTCATAAACAATAAACTATTTTAATGTATAATACATTAGCATAACACTTAATCGATTCAATTTCAACCATGAGAACACAGTGGTATTCATTTCAAATGCTACTGTTCTTTAACTCTTACAGCTACATACATTAAAACAACTTCAAAACTTTGTAAACTGTAACACTTCAAATTAGCATAAATTGGCATTTAATAACCCACCAACAATAATAGTAACTCTTGAACTGTTCAAGCTAGAGAGACCAAACCAACCTTCACATGTTCAGGGTAGAGACACCAAACCAACCTTCACATGTTCAGGGTAGAGACACCAAACCAGCTTTCACATGTTCAGGGTAGAGACACCAAACCAGCTTTCACATGTTCAGGGTAGAGACACCAAACCAGCTTTCACATGTTCAGGGTAGAGACACCAAACCAGCTTTCACATGTTCAGGGTAGAGACACCAAACCAGCTTTCACATGTTCAGGGTAGAGACACCAAACCAGCTTTCACATGTTCAGGGTAGAGACACCAAACCAGCTTTCACATGTTCAGGGTAGAGACACCAAACCAGCTTTCACATGTTCAGGGTAGAGACACCAAACCAGCTTTCACATGTTCAGGGTAGGCTATTCAATCAAGCATTCAATTCTCCCATCTGGCTACTTTTTCTACTTTAACCAGTCAGTACCATTAGTATTGTATTCACTATAACTACTCTAACTTATTTCACAACCATAAATACTTTAAGACATGCTAGCAAGcacacattttctttaggaaaggGACTTTTCTAGTTCTAGCCTCTTGATGTACCAGTGTAGGCATTCCTGTAGTGTGTGGCCTTTTCTCGGCAGACACCAGATGGTTTAGTTTAAAATGCCAGGATCCCCAGTCCCGTCCCTGCTAATTATATTTTATGTACTGCATCTTTGATCCATCGGAAATGATTTAAGGCTCGCTTGCTGACTGATCCTTCAGTAGCTGCCAGAGGAGCAGCTGCCTTCtgataaagagagggggagggaagggtggagaaacagagaggaagagatgggggAGATGGGGTGGTGAGCAAGCCTCTGTCGTGATAGAAATCTGTCTGCTGAGCTCAGTGTGTTTATGGCTTATTTTGTCCCTTTTCATTTTTCAAATGGAGTGCAGTAGTCTGAGTCACTGGGCCACCAGCTTAACCTGCCTGTAGAAATCCTACTCTACATACTTTGTTCTTAATGTGACACTAGTTCCCTGTTTTCACTTTAATACACAGTCAAGTCTTCTCCAGTAAACTCCAGTTATGATGTAGTTCCAGTGTGAGGTCCCAGTATGTCGTTGCTGAAAGCTGCTGTCTGTGTCTTCTCTCTAGATTCAGACAGTGGGATCTCGCCGGGCCGGGTATCATACGCCTCCTCCAAGAGCTCGTCCATCTCTGACGACAGCTACGGCTGCCTGGCGTGGAACATCCCTGCTCTGGAACTCATGGCACTATATGTAGCAGCTGCCATGCATGACTATGACCACCCCGGTCGCACAAATGCCTTCCTCGTAGCCACTAATGCAGCTCAGGTAAGTGTTATTATCCCCAAAGCCACTGCTCTACCATCTCAGCTAGCAAACCCACACCTGTTCAACAGTAAAACCTGTATCAGGAAGAGAATGTACAACCTATCCCGTCACTTCAGTAAGTGTTCCCATTTGTGTTCCCACACGCTGTTAAGTCCTAGGAAAGGGGAAGTGTTGTGCTTGTGTCACAGACAGCATTCATTTGGTCCCTGTGACTCATAGATGAGATCTTTATTGGCCTTAAAGCTTCTACATAGACAGGTTCTAATCAGCCTTGGATCTCATGGTAAAAGCAATGAAGAGAGGGACTGGTATAATATTACACTTAGTTCACATGTCAGGGAAAGGTTCCCACAAATCCTGAGAATTCAGCAAATTCCTTCTTGCTTCAACATTATGGCAAAGGTTGGCAAACAAACTATACCACTGTATAAATAGTGTTTTGCACTGTCATGACCTATTATAGCACTGTGCATACTGTCTAGGTTGTGTtttccaaccctggtcctccagtacccccaacagtacacatgtttattgtaaccctggacaagcacacctcattcaacttgttaactaatcatcaagccctcaatgagttgaatgaggtgtgcttgtccagggttacaataaaaatgtgtaatgttgggggtactggaagaccagggttgggaaacactagGCTATGTGATATGTGAAGCAAGAGTTCTGGGTAGGCTATGTGATATGTGAAGCAACAGTTCTGGGTAGGATATGTGAAGCATCAGTTCCAGGTAGGCTATGTGATACTGTATAACAGGATGGCATGGCATTGCATTACATTGCTAACCTGACATGTGGGCCATGCCTTCCTCGTAGCCACTAACGCAGCTCAACCCTGACATATTGATTAACAGTATGTTGACAGTCAGTCAATCACCCACCTGTCCACCATGTCTAGACCGGCTGCATTATTTAGTCTGAAGCACACTGACCCCAATTCCTCTCCCCTGCTCACCCCTCCCTCTTTTACCGTTCCCTTCTTCAACCTCTTTCCTATTTTACCCTCTCCTTTCTTCTTCTTGTCCTCTGACCCACCCGCATCCCTCCACTCGACCTACCGTTCCTCCCACTCACTCTCTTCTTCCCTCATCCACTtctcctctacctctgtctcatCCCTCTGTTCCTCAGGCGGTGTTGTATAATGACCGTTCGGTCCTGGAGAACCACCACGCTGCTTCGGCCTGGAGCCTCTATCTGTCCCGGCCAGAGTTCAACTTCCTGGCCAACCTGGACCACGTGGAGTTCAAACGCTTTCGCTTCCTGGTCATCGAGGCCATCCTCGCCACAGACCTGAAGAAGCACTTTGACTTCCTCGCCGAGTTCAATTCAAAGGTTTGAGATGATGATGACGAACCTCACATTTTCAGAAAATCTGTTTCCATTCTGTTGATACTTTGTTTTTCCTGTCATTTTGATACTGGAAAAGACAATAACAATACGTCTTATCTTTATGGCTAATAGAGTTGATACTTAAAggaacatgctggatctctgttagAAATGAGGAGCCTGGCAGTTATAATCACTGTGTAAATGTTTGTGTTGCTATAAATAGGTGAATGATGTGAACAGTCCAGGAATTGACTGGACTAATGAGAATGACCGGCTGCTGGTGTGCCAAGTCTGCATTAAGCTGGCAGACATCAACGGGCCGGCCAAAGGGCGTGATCTGCACCTCAAGTGGACAGAAGGCATTGTCAATGAGTTTTATGAGCAGGTATAGAACCCCTCCACTCAGCATGGCCCACATGTCAGGTTAGCAATGTAATGCCATGCCATCCTGTTATACAGTATCACATACCCGGAACTGTTGCTTCACATATCACATagcccagtgtttcccaaccctggtcttccagtacccccaacatTAGACAGTTTCATTGTAgacctggacaagcacacctcattcaactcattgagggcttgatgattagttaacaagttgaatgaggtgtgcttgtccagggttacaataaacatgtgtactgttgggggtactggaggaccagggttggaaaACACTGACATAGCCTACCCAGAACTGTTTCTTCATTTACTGATGTCTGGTACTGCTAGAATCAACAAAATGTCACATTTATCCATTTAGGAAGTTAAGTTAAATTAgattaataaataaaacaatctTAATTGACAAATTAGTGAAAAtgtttgtctgcctgtctgtctatcatCTACAGGGGGATGAGGAGGCCACTTTGGGATTACCCATCAGCCCCTTCATGGACCGCTCCTCTCCCCAGCTGGCCAAGCTGCAGGAGTCCTTCATCACACACATCGTGGGGCCGCTCTGCAACTCGTACGACGCCGCTGGCCTGCTCCCTGGCTACTGGATCGACGAGGAGCACTCTGAGGATGAGGAAGAGCAGGTGGAGGACACAGAAACTGATGAAGACGAGCTGGAGGAGGAGCTC contains the following coding sequences:
- the LOC120024897 gene encoding cGMP-inhibited 3',5'-cyclic phosphodiesterase B-like isoform X2, yielding MAVREEGEVLHSKIRHHDGVANANSTESFRNGYVKSCVTPLKQDHQRGFLFNVCRFCNEDILKSKIFRISGLYLGAFAIFAVSLLISRSLQSDFSFWDLRTFLSGFSQSISPLFSIGCAFFFLTFYLRRKKRESNTCWLVSLPASCYLGDFLVLRFLQWGEDQHQMQMFGRLLFVLGCVGLLTLIPTLKLKHSVLILLFASVVWLVSFTSLSCLPALLRPVFACFAGVSGSLLSLCFDHYYPPRETPNRISSSEEKVPVIRPRRRSSCVSLGETSTSYYGSCKMPRRPSLPCISREQMILWDWDLKQWYKPQYQGAVSGNGVDLSVINEARNMVSDLLMDSSLSPHTVSSLRSVSSLMGTFSGSCRPRVNPFTPFPGFYPCTEVEDPAERGDRKPLKGLSSRNSLPTPQLRRGSTSSPLLPLESASSRWERNNGKRPGPHPDLNMTSTGSLSNGPNANLLTIPKQRSSSVTLTYHAGPRRAGASPSLSPVSSPSHSPQGGGLSSQVTRPPVEFPDTADFLTKPSVNLHKPLGYILSSPDFQGPYRSPAALCTSCGRQMLKNMPSMEAGEGHLPFTGHAEAQRRRSGEGSEFMGEALIREESVEAESTGDRSPDAGSRCQTDKEEQSPTTEQQTQETEGEFRLDPLLENHDDLMEKINSWNFQIFDLMDRTGGKTGRILSYVTYTLFQDTCLFEMFKIPVREFMSYFCALENGYRDIPYHNRVHATDVLHAVWYLTTRPVPGFQQIHNEHVTGSDTDSDSGISPGRVSYASSKSSSISDDSYGCLAWNIPALELMALYVAAAMHDYDHPGRTNAFLVATNAAQAVLYNDRSVLENHHAASAWSLYLSRPEFNFLANLDHVEFKRFRFLVIEAILATDLKKHFDFLAEFNSKVNDVNSPGIDWTNENDRLLVCQVCIKLADINGPAKGRDLHLKWTEGIVNEFYEQGDEEATLGLPISPFMDRSSPQLAKLQESFITHIVGPLCNSYDAAGLLPGYWIDEEHSEDEEEQVEDTETDEDELEEELEPKRRNGRRRLFCNIMQHLTENHKVWKKTIEEEEKSKEKQQADSLPPSLSPSPSDDQIQVIQEEEEGEERQ
- the LOC120024897 gene encoding cGMP-inhibited 3',5'-cyclic phosphodiesterase B-like isoform X1; translated protein: MAVREEGEVLHSKIRHHDGVANANSTESFRNGYVKSCVTPLKQDHQRGFLFNVCRFCNEDILKSKIFRISGLYLGAFAIFAVSLLISRSLQSDFSFWDLRTFLSGFSQSISPLFSIGCAFFFLTFYLRRKKRESNTCWLVSLPASCYLGDFLVLRFLQWGEDQHQMQMFGRLLFVLGCVGLLTLIPTLKLKHSVLILLFASVVWLVSFTSLSCLPALLRPVFACFAGVSGSLLSLCFDHYYPPRETPNRISSSEEKVPVIRPRRRSSCVSLGETSTSYYGSCKMPRRPSLPCISREQMILWDWDLKQWYKPQYQGAVSGNGVDLSVINEARNMVSDLLMDSSLSPHTVSSLRSVSSLMGTFSGSCRPRVNPFTPFPGFYPCTEVEDPAERGDRKPLKGLSSRNSLPTPQLRRGSTSSPLLPLESASSRWERNNGKRPGPHPDLNMTSTGSLSNGPNANLLTIPKQRSSSVTLTYHAGPRRAGASPSLSPVSSPSHSPQGGGLSSQVTRPPVEFPDTADFLTKPSVNLHKPLGYILSSPDFQGPYRSPAALCTSCGRQMLKNMPSMEAGEGHLPFTGHAEAQRRRSAGEGSEFMGEALIREESVEAESTGDRSPDAGSRCQTDKEEQSPTTEQQTQETEGEFRLDPLLENHDDLMEKINSWNFQIFDLMDRTGGKTGRILSYVTYTLFQDTCLFEMFKIPVREFMSYFCALENGYRDIPYHNRVHATDVLHAVWYLTTRPVPGFQQIHNEHVTGSDTDSDSGISPGRVSYASSKSSSISDDSYGCLAWNIPALELMALYVAAAMHDYDHPGRTNAFLVATNAAQAVLYNDRSVLENHHAASAWSLYLSRPEFNFLANLDHVEFKRFRFLVIEAILATDLKKHFDFLAEFNSKVNDVNSPGIDWTNENDRLLVCQVCIKLADINGPAKGRDLHLKWTEGIVNEFYEQGDEEATLGLPISPFMDRSSPQLAKLQESFITHIVGPLCNSYDAAGLLPGYWIDEEHSEDEEEQVEDTETDEDELEEELEPKRRNGRRRLFCNIMQHLTENHKVWKKTIEEEEKSKEKQQADSLPPSLSPSPSDDQIQVIQEEEEGEERQ